A region of the Oscarella lobularis chromosome 17, ooOscLobu1.1, whole genome shotgun sequence genome:
TGTTTGCTTTCGTTGTCTTTATTGCGCTCATAATCTTCGCCCTGattcgtctcttctttggaggcggtggcggaggcaacggaaacgacgtcacagcAAAAACGCGATCTTCCGACGACAAACAAGCGGGATGGATCAATGCATCGATCGATAAAGACAAGAACAAAGTCGCAACGTCGAAAGACATAGAGGAGTTAGGAGAGAAGGCGGTTTTCTGTCGTTGCTGGAAATCAAAGAAAGTAAGAAGACGAAagctcatttttttttccttagagaaaatcttttctctGTCTAAGTTTCCCTATTGCGATGGGTCTCATAACAAGCACAATCAATCGACAGGTGACAACGTTGGCCCACTGATCGTTAAGAACGAGAAAGCCACGTGATGGAATCAGACATAGAATTATCCGTGCATGTCTTGAATGTGCTATTGCGCCTTTGCTTTGATTTGATGTTCCGTTCGCAATAAAATACACGTGACATTTCACTACTCCTATCTTTGATACATTCTTTATTAGCGATAGACTCACATACTATGAACGCATTGCAATAAGGTActgttgtttcttttctccccAATCGTATTATTCAACAATCGAGAAAATTGGCTGCCATGAGCAACTCCAAGGCAATTTCGGGTGCGATCGGGAACTCCGGGATTTCCGTGCTGCTGTTCGTGTAGCGCACCTTGTAGGTGAAATACTCGCACACTTTCATCAGGACGTGGGATCTAGAGAGGAGAATTTCTACAACGGGGCCcccctttctttcttcgccCCCATCGACTTACGGAATCTCGCGAAAATTGACctcgttcgtctcgttctcCGAAAACTGACCCGGCCCGCTGAGCATGGCTTTGATTGTGCccgacgtcagagcgtgatCGCGTTTGATGATGAATTCGTGCCCGTCGCTCGAAATCAGCTTGACGTACATTGCTTCGGGACCCTCGCAGCCACCGTAGGCAGAGCCTTTCGCCGCTGCGGAGTTCGTTCCCTCGCCCTCGGCcatcgaaaagagaaaagcgacaCACGTTTATCCTGCGCACGCGCGCTGTGTTTGAAGGGATTTATTTACATAAGGAATGCAAGACACAATACAGCTGCATATGTACCAAAACACAAAGTTCTGAGTCTGTGAGACTTTACATTCTAATACAGTTATAATCTCTAGTCAACTACCTGTGGTCCATATATGATCAAGTCTCTGCATATCATTTCACTCATTCGTTCTCTGGAATTTCCATTTCTGGCTGTCCGCTTGGCGGTGAAATGGGCATCGTCTGCACGGCAAATGGTGTTGCGCTGCCCACAAAGCCAAGCCCGCCCAACTGATCCAATCGTATAAATAGCGGACCCCCGAAAGGGAGATTCATTGGTGAGACagtttcgttgtcgtcgtcgtcgtcgtcgtcgtcgtcatcctcgCCATTGTCTCCATCCTCTTCCTCCCCCTCGTCCTCCTCATCGCCTgtctttcgtcttttctttggaAGTTGCCTGCtcagcattttcttcataCGTTCGGCTGCCTCTCGTTTCTCCATCAATTTTCTCTGTACTGCCTCGTCGTCCCTATAGCAACGCAAATAGGGCAGAATTGACTGGGGAAGCGGCAGTTCAGCCAAGCGAGAAAGACGCGATTCGCCAACAGACGAATGGATAGCAAGACGGCACAAGTCCTGAAGAGATATCGGCTCGGAAGCTAAGACAATTATATAAACTCTTCATAGACATACATATATCTCCCTTACTGATTTCAATGCTGGCCGTCAaat
Encoded here:
- the LOC136197463 gene encoding CDGSH iron-sulfur domain-containing protein 2 homolog B-like — protein: MESVRNLFHVSLPNYLKSIPIPKDFGGFSELSFNELLRLFAFVVFIALIIFALIRLFFGGGGGGNGNDVTAKTRSSDDKQAGWINASIDKDKNKVATSKDIEELGEKAVFCRCWKSKKFPYCDGSHNKHNQSTGDNVGPLIVKNEKAT
- the LOC136197462 gene encoding elongin-C codes for the protein MAEGEGTNSAAAKGSAYGGCEGPEAMYVKLISSDGHEFIIKRDHALTSGTIKAMLSGPGQFSENETNEVNFREIPSHVLMKVCEYFTYKVRYTNSSTEIPEFPIAPEIALELLMAANFLDC